From a region of the Kaistia sp. 32K genome:
- the mutS gene encoding DNA mismatch repair protein MutS — MMEQYLEIKTANPGSLLFYRMGDFYELFFDDAEVASRALGITLTKRGKHLGEDIPMCGVPVHAANDYLQKLISLGHRVAVCEQQEDPAEAKKRGGKSVVKRGVVRLVTPGTLTEDTLLDAGRNNYLAAVARLRGAAADGSDRFAIAWIDISTGDFRLAETDQTRLSADIARVDPRELLVPDSFFADEDLGPFVRELPVAVTPLPGAFFDGSTAGTRLAAYFGVGTLDGIGSFSRVELSAAAAALAYVEKTQISERPPLARPIRESDGAVMLIDAATRANLELVRTLSGERRGSLLAAIDRTVTGPGSRLLAERLASPSTDPELIERRLDALDHMLKLGRRRTVIREALAASPDLARALSRLSLNRGGPRDLAGIRYGLDAAARLAATLGDDGSALPDELVAARASLADAPHDLAAELAAALADELPLLKRDGGFVRPGYDADLDTTRALRDESRQVIAGLQATYSAETDIKALKIKHNNVLGYFIEVPQQHGERLLGADFAGRYIHRQTMAGAMRFITTELADLEAKIASAGDRALAIEQATFDALLAHVVGVSDRLRAVAAALAVIDVTAALATLAETDNYARPVVDRSLAFAIKGGRHPVVEQALKRDGGAAFVANGCDLGARKDGKPGLIWLITGPNMAGKSTFLRQNGLIAILAQIGSYVPAESAHLGIVDRLFSRVGAADDLARGRSTFMVEMVETAAILNQATDRSLVILDEIGRGTATFDGLSIAWAAIEHLHEVNRARGLFATHYHELTALSQRLDRLENATVRVKEWNGDVVFLHEIVAGAADRSYGIQVAKLAGLPPSVVARARDVLSHLEETDRKSPAATLIDDLPLFAALAVKPQPVVAEDPLGPVLDGLQPDEMTPRQALEALYSLKAARAQNR, encoded by the coding sequence ATGATGGAGCAGTATCTCGAGATCAAGACCGCCAATCCGGGCAGCCTGCTGTTCTACCGGATGGGCGACTTCTACGAACTGTTCTTCGACGATGCCGAGGTCGCGTCGCGCGCGCTCGGCATCACGCTGACCAAGCGCGGCAAGCATCTCGGCGAGGACATCCCGATGTGCGGCGTGCCGGTGCATGCCGCCAATGATTACCTGCAGAAGCTGATCTCGCTCGGCCATCGCGTCGCCGTCTGCGAACAGCAGGAAGATCCGGCCGAGGCCAAGAAGCGCGGCGGCAAGTCCGTGGTGAAGCGCGGCGTCGTCCGCCTCGTCACCCCGGGCACGCTGACCGAGGACACGCTGCTCGACGCCGGCCGCAACAACTATCTCGCCGCGGTGGCGCGGCTGCGCGGCGCGGCGGCGGATGGCAGCGACCGCTTCGCCATCGCCTGGATCGACATCTCGACCGGCGATTTCCGCCTGGCCGAGACCGACCAGACACGGCTCTCGGCCGACATCGCCCGCGTCGATCCGCGCGAGCTGCTCGTCCCCGACAGCTTCTTCGCCGACGAGGACCTCGGTCCCTTCGTGCGCGAGCTGCCTGTTGCCGTGACGCCGCTGCCCGGCGCGTTCTTCGACGGTTCGACCGCCGGCACAAGGCTCGCCGCCTATTTCGGCGTCGGCACGCTGGACGGCATCGGCTCCTTCTCGCGCGTCGAGCTTTCGGCCGCGGCCGCCGCGCTTGCCTATGTCGAGAAGACGCAGATCAGCGAGCGGCCGCCGCTGGCGCGCCCGATCCGCGAGAGTGATGGCGCCGTCATGCTGATCGACGCGGCGACGCGCGCCAATCTCGAACTGGTCCGGACGCTTTCCGGCGAGCGGCGCGGCAGCCTGCTCGCGGCGATCGACCGGACCGTGACGGGCCCCGGCTCGCGCCTTCTGGCGGAGCGCCTCGCCAGCCCCTCGACCGATCCGGAGCTGATCGAGCGGCGGCTCGACGCGCTCGACCACATGCTGAAGCTCGGCCGGCGGCGCACCGTCATCCGCGAGGCGCTGGCGGCGAGCCCCGATCTCGCCCGCGCGCTGTCGCGCCTGTCGCTCAATCGCGGTGGCCCGCGCGACCTCGCCGGCATCCGCTACGGCCTCGACGCGGCGGCGCGGCTCGCGGCGACGCTTGGCGACGACGGGTCGGCCCTGCCGGACGAGCTGGTCGCCGCCCGTGCGTCGCTCGCCGACGCGCCGCATGATCTCGCCGCCGAGCTCGCGGCGGCGCTTGCCGACGAATTGCCGCTGCTGAAGCGCGACGGCGGCTTCGTCCGCCCCGGTTATGACGCCGACCTCGACACCACGCGGGCGCTGCGCGATGAAAGCCGCCAGGTGATCGCCGGTCTGCAGGCGACCTATTCGGCCGAGACCGACATCAAGGCGCTGAAGATCAAGCACAACAACGTGCTCGGCTATTTCATCGAGGTGCCGCAGCAGCATGGCGAGCGGCTGCTGGGCGCCGATTTCGCCGGCCGCTACATCCATCGCCAGACCATGGCCGGCGCCATGCGCTTCATCACCACCGAGCTCGCCGATCTCGAGGCGAAGATCGCCTCGGCCGGCGACCGGGCGCTGGCGATCGAGCAGGCCACTTTCGACGCGCTGCTCGCCCATGTCGTCGGCGTTTCGGACCGGCTGCGGGCCGTCGCGGCGGCGCTCGCCGTCATCGACGTCACGGCGGCGCTGGCGACGCTGGCCGAGACCGACAATTATGCTCGGCCGGTCGTCGACCGCTCGCTGGCCTTTGCCATCAAGGGCGGCCGCCATCCGGTCGTCGAGCAGGCGCTGAAGCGCGACGGCGGCGCCGCCTTCGTCGCCAATGGCTGCGATCTCGGCGCCCGCAAGGATGGCAAACCGGGCCTGATCTGGCTGATCACCGGCCCGAACATGGCCGGTAAATCGACCTTCCTGCGCCAGAACGGGCTGATCGCCATCCTGGCGCAGATCGGCTCCTACGTGCCGGCCGAGAGCGCCCATCTCGGCATCGTCGACCGGCTGTTCAGCCGCGTGGGTGCGGCCGACGATCTCGCGCGCGGCCGCTCGACCTTCATGGTCGAGATGGTCGAGACGGCGGCGATCCTCAACCAGGCGACCGACCGCTCGCTGGTCATCCTCGACGAGATCGGGCGCGGCACGGCGACCTTCGACGGCCTGTCGATCGCCTGGGCGGCGATCGAGCATCTGCACGAGGTCAACCGCGCCCGCGGCCTGTTCGCGACGCACTATCACGAGCTGACGGCGCTGTCGCAGCGGCTCGACCGGCTGGAGAACGCGACCGTCCGGGTCAAGGAATGGAACGGCGACGTCGTCTTCCTGCACGAGATCGTCGCCGGCGCCGCCGATCGCTCCTACGGCATCCAGGTGGCGAAGCTCGCCGGCCTGCCGCCCTCCGTGGTGGCGCGCGCCCGCGACGTGCTCTCGCATCTGGAAGAAACCGACCGAAAATCGCCGGCGGCGACGCTGATCGACGATCTGCCGCTATTTGCCGCGCTCGCCGTCAAACCCCAGCCTGTCGTGGCCGAAGACCCGCTCGGCCCCGTCCTCGACGGGTTGCAGCCGGACGAAATGACCCCGCGACAGGCGCTGGAGGCGCTCTACAGCCTGAAAGCGGCGCGGGCGCAGAATCGCTGA
- a CDS encoding NADP-dependent malic enzyme, protein MTETKRPAKSGPVLTDKEALDFHAQGRPGKLEITPTKPMATQRDLSLAYSPGVAVPVKAIAENPALAYDYTTRGNMVAVISNGTAILGLGNLGPLASKPVMEGKAVLFKRFADIDSIDLELDTEDVDAFVNSVRYLGPSFGGINLEDIKAPDCFVIESRLRELMDIPVFHDDQHGTAIIATAGMINALHLTGRDIKTTRLVCNGAGAAGIACIELVKAMGMPAENVILCDTKGVVYQGRTEGMNQWKTAHATPTDARTLEDAMKGADIFFGVSAKGALTPDMVRSMAPKPIIFAMANPDPEITPEEVAEIRDDAIMATGRSDYPNQVNNVLGFPYIFRGALDVRATTINEDMKIAAANALAALARKDVPDEVAAAYQGVRPRFGPHYIIPVPFDPRLLSDIPAAVAQAAMDSGVAGKPIEDMAAYKIQLSARRDPIVGTLARIYERVRRNPKRVVFAEGEEEQVIRAASSFVSQELGKAILIGREDIIRETAANAGIELVDGMEIHNARLSKRNPAYIDFLYARLQRQGYLHRDSQRLINTDRNYFGATMVALGDADAMVSGVTRNYSTVLHDVRKVIDTRPGHRVIGVSIALIRGRTVVVADTAVHDMPTGEELADIAVEAAGVAKRLGYEPRVAMLAYSTFGQPESERSRHVREAVQILERRRVGFEFDGEMAADVALNQKAMAAYPFCRLSGPANVLVMPAFHSASISTKMLQELGGATVIGPLLVGLDKPVQILSLGARDSDIVNMAALAAFNVGG, encoded by the coding sequence ATGACCGAGACCAAACGCCCCGCCAAAAGCGGCCCCGTGCTCACCGACAAGGAGGCGCTGGATTTCCACGCCCAGGGGCGGCCGGGCAAACTCGAAATCACGCCGACCAAGCCGATGGCGACGCAGCGCGACCTGTCGCTCGCCTATTCGCCGGGCGTCGCCGTGCCGGTGAAGGCGATCGCCGAGAACCCGGCGCTCGCCTACGACTACACGACGCGCGGCAACATGGTGGCCGTCATCTCGAACGGTACCGCCATCCTCGGCCTCGGCAATCTGGGCCCGCTCGCCTCGAAGCCGGTGATGGAAGGCAAGGCCGTCCTGTTCAAGCGCTTCGCCGACATCGATTCGATCGATCTCGAGCTCGATACCGAGGACGTCGACGCCTTCGTCAACTCGGTCCGCTATCTCGGCCCCTCCTTCGGCGGCATCAATCTCGAAGACATCAAGGCGCCCGACTGCTTCGTCATCGAGAGCCGGCTGCGCGAGCTGATGGACATTCCCGTCTTCCATGACGACCAGCACGGCACGGCGATCATCGCCACCGCCGGCATGATCAACGCGCTGCACCTGACCGGCCGCGACATCAAGACGACCCGCCTCGTCTGCAACGGCGCCGGCGCTGCCGGCATCGCCTGCATCGAGCTGGTCAAGGCGATGGGCATGCCGGCCGAGAACGTCATCCTCTGCGACACCAAGGGCGTGGTCTACCAGGGCCGCACCGAGGGCATGAACCAGTGGAAGACGGCGCATGCGACGCCGACCGACGCACGCACCCTCGAAGACGCCATGAAGGGCGCCGACATCTTCTTCGGCGTCTCGGCCAAGGGCGCGCTGACGCCGGACATGGTGCGCTCGATGGCGCCGAAGCCGATCATCTTCGCCATGGCCAATCCCGATCCGGAAATCACGCCGGAGGAAGTGGCCGAGATCCGCGACGACGCGATCATGGCGACCGGCCGCTCCGACTATCCGAACCAGGTCAACAACGTCCTCGGCTTCCCCTACATCTTCCGCGGCGCGCTCGACGTGCGCGCCACGACGATCAACGAGGACATGAAGATCGCGGCCGCCAACGCCCTCGCCGCCCTGGCCCGCAAGGACGTCCCCGACGAGGTCGCCGCCGCCTATCAGGGTGTGCGTCCGCGCTTCGGGCCGCACTACATCATCCCGGTGCCGTTCGATCCGCGCCTGCTCTCCGACATCCCCGCCGCCGTCGCCCAGGCCGCGATGGACAGTGGCGTCGCCGGCAAGCCGATCGAGGACATGGCCGCCTACAAGATCCAGCTCTCGGCCCGCCGCGACCCGATCGTCGGCACGCTGGCGCGGATCTACGAGCGCGTCCGCCGCAATCCGAAGCGCGTCGTCTTCGCCGAGGGCGAGGAGGAGCAGGTGATCCGCGCCGCCTCCAGCTTCGTGTCGCAGGAACTCGGCAAGGCGATCCTGATCGGCCGCGAGGACATCATCCGCGAGACGGCGGCGAATGCCGGCATCGAGCTTGTCGACGGGATGGAGATCCACAATGCGCGGCTGTCGAAGCGCAACCCGGCCTATATCGACTTCCTCTATGCCCGGCTGCAGCGCCAGGGCTACCTGCACCGCGACAGCCAGCGTCTGATCAATACCGACCGCAACTATTTCGGCGCCACCATGGTGGCGCTCGGCGACGCCGACGCCATGGTCTCGGGCGTGACGCGCAACTATTCGACCGTGCTGCACGACGTGCGCAAGGTGATCGACACCCGCCCCGGCCACCGCGTCATCGGCGTGTCGATCGCGCTGATCCGCGGCCGCACCGTCGTCGTCGCCGACACGGCGGTGCACGACATGCCGACGGGCGAGGAACTGGCCGATATCGCCGTCGAGGCGGCCGGCGTCGCCAAGCGCCTCGGCTACGAGCCGCGCGTCGCCATGCTCGCCTATTCCACCTTCGGCCAGCCGGAGAGCGAACGCTCCCGCCATGTCCGCGAGGCGGTGCAGATCCTCGAGCGCCGGCGCGTCGGCTTCGAATTCGACGGCGAGATGGCGGCCGACGTTGCGCTGAACCAGAAGGCGATGGCGGCCTATCCGTTCTGCCGCCTGTCGGGTCCGGCCAACGTGCTGGTCATGCCGGCGTTCCACTCGGCCTCGATCTCGACCAAGATGCTGCAGGAGCTGGGCGGCGCCACGGTGATCGGACCGCTGCTCGTCGGCCTCGACAAGCCGGTGCAGATCCTCTCGCTCGGCGCGCGCGACAGCGACATCGTCAACATGGCGGCACTGGCGGCCTTCAACGTGGGCGGCTAA
- the pncA gene encoding bifunctional nicotinamidase/pyrazinamidase has translation MGGYIVPESNTVLIVTDIQNDFLPGGALAVDDGHAIVPLVNRLARGFQNVVITQDWHPAGHISFASSHAGRAPFETIGLRYGPQVLWPDHCVQGTQGAALASGLDIPHAQLILRKGYHAHTDSYSAFFEADRKTPTGLTGYLFERNIEHVFVVGLALDFCVSWTAQDARAHGFQTTVVEDACRAIDTQDSLAEAIAVMDRAGIHRIQSVGLPG, from the coding sequence GTGGGGGGATATATCGTGCCGGAATCGAACACCGTTCTCATTGTGACCGACATTCAGAACGACTTTCTGCCGGGCGGCGCGCTCGCGGTGGACGACGGCCACGCCATCGTCCCGCTGGTCAACCGGCTCGCCCGCGGCTTCCAGAATGTCGTCATCACGCAGGACTGGCATCCGGCCGGCCACATCTCCTTCGCCTCCAGCCATGCCGGCCGCGCCCCGTTCGAGACGATCGGGCTGCGCTATGGTCCGCAGGTGCTCTGGCCGGATCACTGCGTCCAGGGCACGCAGGGCGCGGCGCTGGCATCGGGCCTCGACATCCCGCACGCCCAGCTGATCCTGCGCAAGGGCTATCACGCCCACACCGACAGCTACTCGGCCTTCTTCGAGGCGGACCGCAAGACGCCGACCGGCCTCACCGGCTATCTGTTCGAGCGCAACATCGAGCATGTCTTCGTCGTCGGCCTGGCGCTCGATTTCTGCGTGTCGTGGACGGCGCAGGACGCGCGGGCGCACGGCTTCCAGACCACGGTGGTCGAGGACGCCTGCCGCGCCATCGATACGCAGGATTCGCTGGCCGAAGCGATCGCGGTGATGGATCGCGCCGGCATCCACCGGATCCAGTCGGTCGGCCTGCCCGGCTGA
- a CDS encoding alpha-ketoglutarate-dependent dioxygenase AlkB, translating to MPSSTGENTLLDGFRLVPGRLDREAQEALRDAIRAVAVEAPLYRPSMPRTGKPFSVRMTNCGPLGWVSDQSGYRYQPTHPGTGRPWPAIPEVLLSLWKELADYPHPPEACLVNFYEAEARMGLHQDSDEAEFAAPVLSVSLGDSCLFRIGGLDRRDPTRSLRLASGDVLLLGGASRLAFHGVDRIYPGTSTLLAQGGRINLTLRRVTKPDESPEW from the coding sequence ATGCCATCTTCCACCGGAGAGAACACCCTGCTGGACGGGTTTCGCCTGGTACCCGGGCGGCTCGATCGGGAGGCGCAGGAGGCGCTGCGGGACGCGATCCGCGCCGTGGCAGTGGAAGCGCCCCTCTACCGCCCCAGCATGCCGCGAACCGGCAAGCCGTTCTCGGTCCGCATGACCAATTGCGGGCCCCTCGGCTGGGTTTCCGACCAGAGCGGCTATCGCTACCAGCCGACCCATCCGGGGACCGGCCGGCCCTGGCCCGCCATTCCCGAGGTGCTGCTTTCGCTCTGGAAGGAGCTCGCGGACTATCCGCATCCGCCGGAGGCCTGTCTGGTCAATTTCTACGAGGCTGAGGCGCGGATGGGGCTGCACCAGGATTCCGACGAGGCGGAGTTCGCCGCGCCCGTCCTCTCGGTATCGCTCGGCGACAGCTGCCTGTTCCGCATCGGCGGCCTCGACCGCCGCGACCCGACCCGCTCGCTTCGCCTCGCTTCCGGCGACGTGCTGCTGCTCGGCGGCGCGTCGCGCCTCGCCTTTCACGGCGTCGACCGGATCTATCCCGGCACGTCGACCCTGCTGGCGCAGGGCGGGCGCATCAATCTGACGCTTCGCAGGGTGACCAAGCCCGACGAAAGCCCTGAATGGTGA
- the murJ gene encoding murein biosynthesis integral membrane protein MurJ, with product MSLLKNFVTVGGSTTSSRLLGFVRDMFMAAALGTGPVADAFMVAFRFPNLFRRLFAEGAFSSAFIPLFAGKLEAEGRDAAKEFGSEALSALFAFLIVLTVIALIAMVPLMYIMAPGFVSDPSKFDLAVLLTRISFPYLTLISLLALYSGVLNAEGRFMAAAMAPGLLNVVLVAALAYILFYKLENTAEAGILLSWATLIGGVFQLAVVVFDAWRTGMLLKLRWPRLTAGVRRLTTLAVPGMIAGGVTQINIVIGTMIASFAPGAIAILGYADRLYQLPLGIVGATIAVVMLPDLSRHVRSGRTDLVHYTQNRSLEFAMTLTLPAAIALFVLAKPIVQVLFQRGEFGPEDTLATAHTLMGYAVGLPAFVLIKVLSPGFFAREDTKTPMWFAAIGVAVNIVGSLALFPSLTYVGIAIATSISGWVNAALLGWALHKRGHFLFDDKVRRNLPMVLVAAMAMGLSVFLVAWWAEPYFADQRILFRAAAMGTICAIGLVLFAMFCQLTGVVHFGTILGKLRNRRSR from the coding sequence ATGTCTCTCCTGAAAAACTTTGTCACCGTCGGTGGTTCGACGACATCGAGCCGGCTTCTCGGCTTCGTCCGCGACATGTTCATGGCGGCGGCGCTCGGCACCGGGCCGGTGGCGGACGCGTTCATGGTCGCCTTCCGCTTCCCAAACCTGTTCCGGCGGCTGTTTGCCGAAGGCGCTTTTTCCTCCGCCTTCATTCCGTTGTTCGCCGGCAAGCTCGAGGCCGAGGGCCGCGACGCGGCCAAGGAGTTTGGTTCGGAGGCGCTGTCGGCGCTGTTCGCCTTCCTGATCGTGCTGACGGTGATCGCGCTGATCGCCATGGTGCCGCTCATGTACATCATGGCGCCGGGCTTCGTGTCGGATCCGTCGAAATTCGATCTCGCGGTGCTGCTGACCCGGATCTCGTTCCCCTATCTGACGCTGATCTCGCTGCTGGCGCTCTATAGCGGCGTGCTGAACGCGGAAGGGCGTTTCATGGCGGCGGCGATGGCGCCGGGCCTTCTCAATGTCGTGCTGGTGGCGGCGCTCGCCTACATCCTGTTCTACAAGCTGGAGAACACGGCCGAGGCCGGTATCCTGCTCTCCTGGGCGACGCTGATCGGCGGCGTCTTCCAGCTGGCCGTCGTCGTCTTCGATGCCTGGCGGACGGGCATGCTCCTGAAGCTGCGCTGGCCGCGCCTGACGGCCGGGGTCCGCCGGCTGACGACGCTCGCCGTGCCTGGGATGATCGCCGGCGGCGTCACCCAGATCAACATCGTCATCGGCACGATGATCGCCTCCTTCGCGCCGGGCGCCATCGCCATCCTCGGTTATGCCGACCGCCTGTATCAGCTGCCGCTCGGCATCGTCGGCGCCACCATCGCCGTCGTCATGCTGCCGGACCTGTCGCGCCATGTCCGTTCCGGCCGCACGGATCTGGTCCACTACACCCAGAACCGCAGCCTCGAATTCGCGATGACGCTGACGCTGCCGGCGGCGATCGCGCTGTTCGTGCTGGCCAAGCCGATCGTGCAGGTGCTGTTCCAGCGTGGCGAGTTCGGGCCGGAGGACACGCTGGCCACCGCCCACACGCTGATGGGCTATGCCGTCGGCCTGCCGGCCTTCGTGCTGATCAAGGTGTTGTCGCCCGGCTTCTTCGCCCGCGAGGACACCAAGACGCCGATGTGGTTCGCCGCCATCGGCGTCGCCGTCAACATCGTCGGCTCGCTGGCGCTGTTCCCGTCGCTGACCTATGTCGGCATCGCCATCGCCACCAGCATTTCGGGCTGGGTCAATGCGGCGCTGCTCGGCTGGGCGCTGCACAAGCGCGGGCACTTCCTCTTCGACGACAAGGTCCGGCGCAACCTGCCGATGGTGCTGGTCGCGGCGATGGCGATGGGACTTTCCGTCTTCCTCGTCGCCTGGTGGGCGGAGCCTTATTTCGCCGACCAGCGCATCCTGTTCCGCGCCGCCGCGATGGGCACGATCTGCGCGATCGGGCTGGTGCTGTTCGCCATGTTCTGCCAGCTGACCGGCGTCGTGCATTTCGGCACCATCCTCGGCAAGCTTCGCAACCGCAGGAGTCGCTAA
- a CDS encoding [protein-PII] uridylyltransferase → MTSRSETALLDGPSLAEELYAMAPGLDKSALRSAVLAHLKQTMKAGRAEAEAQLIADGHGSACARRLSRLQDEIIGAIYEVAVRHVYRAENPTSAERMALVAVGGYGRGMLAPGSDIDLLFVLPYKQTPWGESVVEFVLYMLWDLGLKVGHATRNVDECIRLSRGDMTIRTAILEARFLWGDRHLFDELTQRFDTEVVKGTGPEFIAAKLAERDDRHRRQGASRYVVEPNVKEGKGGLRDLHTLFWIAKYFYRVRSGDALVEAGLFSRSEMALFRKSEDFLWSVRCHLHFLTGRPEERLSFDVQREMAVRLGYTSHPGMKDVERFMKHYFLVAKDVGDLTMIFCAGLEEENAKPTPLLNRFFTFGSRRRHRKITGSSDFVVEHDRINMASPDVFKRDPVNLIRIFHLADKHNLAFHPDAMKQVTRSLKLIDAKLRDDPEANRLFLELVASRNQPEVVLRRMNEAGVLGRFVPDFGKVVAMMQFNMYHHYTVDEHLIRSIGVLSEIDAGDRASEHPLANSVMPTIQDRTALYVAMFLHDVAKGRPEDHSIAGARVARKLCPRLGLTPAQTETVAWLIEHHLLMSMTAQSRDLGDRKTIQDFAAVVQSLERLKMLMVLTIADIKAVGPGVWNGWKGQLLRTLYYETEPLLTGGHSQVSRDERVAAAKAELAEALADWPAKELDTYLDRHYPAYWLRVDLPRKIAHAALIRDADRSGRTLATAVTTRAFEAITEITVLAPDHPRLLSMIAGACTAAGGNIVDAQIFTTTDGLAVDTIFIAREFETDAEETTRALKVGALIEQALSGAVALPEAIAKKAKSRARIKAFTVETQILLDNSWSNQFTAIEASGLDRPGLLYDLTRSISDLNLNIASAHIVTFGERAVDVFYVTDLTGRKVMNANREASIRRRLHQAFEGLPPAEKPAAKKAG, encoded by the coding sequence ATGACCAGCAGATCCGAGACAGCGCTCCTCGACGGCCCCTCGCTCGCCGAGGAACTCTATGCGATGGCGCCGGGGCTCGACAAATCGGCGCTGCGGTCGGCTGTGCTCGCCCATCTGAAGCAGACGATGAAGGCCGGCCGGGCCGAGGCCGAGGCGCAGCTGATCGCCGACGGCCATGGCAGCGCCTGCGCGCGCCGCCTGTCGCGCCTGCAGGACGAGATCATCGGCGCGATCTACGAGGTGGCGGTCCGCCACGTCTATCGGGCCGAGAACCCGACCTCGGCCGAGCGCATGGCGCTGGTCGCGGTCGGCGGCTATGGCCGCGGCATGCTGGCGCCTGGCTCCGACATCGATCTGCTGTTCGTGCTGCCCTACAAGCAGACGCCCTGGGGCGAGAGCGTCGTCGAGTTCGTGCTCTACATGCTGTGGGATCTCGGCCTGAAGGTCGGCCACGCCACCCGCAATGTCGACGAATGCATCCGCCTGTCGCGCGGCGACATGACGATCCGCACCGCCATCCTGGAAGCGCGCTTCCTCTGGGGCGACCGGCATCTCTTCGACGAACTGACCCAGCGCTTCGACACCGAGGTGGTGAAGGGCACCGGGCCGGAATTCATCGCCGCCAAGCTCGCCGAGCGCGACGACCGTCACCGCAGGCAGGGCGCCTCGCGCTATGTGGTCGAGCCGAACGTCAAGGAGGGCAAGGGCGGCCTGCGCGACCTGCACACGCTGTTCTGGATCGCCAAATATTTCTACCGCGTCCGCTCCGGCGACGCGCTGGTCGAGGCGGGGCTGTTCTCGCGCTCGGAAATGGCGCTGTTCCGCAAGTCGGAGGATTTCCTCTGGTCGGTGCGCTGCCATCTGCACTTCCTGACCGGACGGCCGGAGGAGCGGCTCTCCTTCGACGTGCAGCGCGAGATGGCGGTCCGCCTCGGCTACACCTCGCATCCGGGCATGAAGGATGTCGAGCGCTTCATGAAGCACTACTTCCTGGTCGCCAAGGATGTCGGCGACCTGACGATGATCTTCTGCGCCGGCCTGGAGGAGGAGAACGCCAAGCCGACGCCGCTCCTGAACCGGTTCTTCACCTTCGGCTCCCGCCGCCGCCATCGCAAGATCACCGGCTCCAGCGATTTCGTCGTCGAGCACGACCGCATCAACATGGCCTCGCCGGACGTCTTCAAGCGCGATCCGGTCAATCTGATCCGCATCTTCCATCTGGCCGACAAGCACAACCTCGCCTTCCATCCCGACGCGATGAAGCAGGTGACGCGCTCGCTGAAGCTGATCGACGCGAAGCTGCGCGACGATCCGGAGGCCAACCGCCTGTTTTTGGAGCTGGTCGCTTCGCGCAACCAGCCCGAGGTGGTGCTGCGGCGGATGAACGAGGCAGGCGTGCTCGGCCGCTTCGTGCCGGATTTCGGCAAGGTCGTCGCGATGATGCAGTTCAACATGTACCACCACTATACGGTGGACGAGCATCTGATCCGCTCGATCGGCGTCCTGTCGGAGATCGATGCCGGCGATCGCGCCAGCGAGCATCCGCTCGCCAATTCGGTGATGCCGACGATCCAGGACCGCACCGCGCTGTATGTCGCGATGTTCCTGCACGACGTCGCCAAGGGCCGGCCGGAGGATCATTCGATCGCCGGCGCCCGGGTGGCGCGCAAGCTCTGTCCGCGCCTCGGCCTGACGCCGGCGCAGACGGAGACGGTCGCCTGGCTGATCGAGCATCACCTCCTGATGAGCATGACGGCGCAGTCGCGCGATCTGGGCGACCGCAAGACGATCCAGGATTTCGCGGCCGTGGTGCAGAGCCTGGAACGGCTGAAGATGCTGATGGTGCTGACCATCGCCGACATCAAGGCGGTCGGTCCCGGCGTCTGGAACGGCTGGAAGGGGCAATTGCTGCGCACGCTCTACTACGAGACCGAGCCCTTGCTCACCGGCGGCCACAGCCAGGTGTCGCGCGACGAGCGCGTCGCCGCCGCCAAGGCGGAGCTGGCCGAGGCGCTCGCCGACTGGCCGGCCAAGGAGCTCGACACCTATCTCGATCGCCACTATCCGGCCTACTGGCTGCGCGTCGACCTGCCACGCAAGATCGCGCATGCGGCGCTGATCCGCGACGCCGACCGCTCCGGCAGGACCCTGGCGACGGCGGTCACGACGCGCGCCTTCGAGGCGATCACCGAGATCACGGTTCTGGCGCCGGACCATCCGCGCCTCCTGTCGATGATCGCCGGCGCCTGCACCGCCGCGGGCGGCAACATCGTCGACGCGCAGATCTTCACCACCACCGACGGGCTCGCGGTCGACACCATCTTCATCGCGCGCGAATTCGAGACCGACGCCGAGGAGACGACGCGGGCGCTCAAGGTCGGCGCGCTGATCGAGCAGGCGCTCTCCGGCGCCGTGGCGCTGCCGGAGGCGATCGCCAAGAAGGCGAAGTCGCGCGCCCGCATCAAGGCCTTCACCGTCGAGACGCAGATCCTGCTCGACAATTCCTGGTCGAACCAGTTCACCGCGATCGAGGCCTCCGGGCTCGACCGGCCGGGCCTGCTCTACGACCTGACCCGCTCGATCTCGGATCTGAACCTGAACATCGCCTCGGCCCATATCGTCACCTTCGGCGAGCGGGCGGTCGACGTCTTCTACGTCACCGACCTGACCGGCCGGAAGGTGATGAACGCCAATCGTGAGGCGAGCATCCGCCGTCGCCTGCACCAGGCGTTCGAGGGCCTGCCGCCGGCGGAGAAGCCGGCCGCGAAGAAGGCCGGCTGA